The genomic stretch ttatatatatgttttcaggtgatttggattgatagttttctattgtttataacattagatagttatatgtcgTCTATTGTTTCCAGGTGATTTGgattgattgaatcaaagtttgtttgagtggtgttcagtcttgggattattgCTTTTTGTACACCTGAATAACAGGAGCACTTGGTTATCTGTCAATAACCACTCCAATTCCAGAAAACCCTCAACCCCATTCTCTAGCCccaaaaatttatatataatatacctATGGAGAATATCTTCAAAGACAGTTCCTTTCGCCCTCCATTTTAGTTTCCTCCTCCGCATAACTGCTCCcgatttctttcttctcttcatctattttcaACTCCCCaataaaatcaatagaaaagtCATCACTGGGAACATCACGATTCTCCATTTTCAACAGCAGTTCCTAGCAGAACCTTGTACCTAGCTCTGCAAATGATCAATTATGAATCTTCCAGCTGTTCCCTTCTTTATCAAGTCAGAGTAAAAAAAAACGCATTAAAAGGAACAAACAAcccaaacccttcaaaaaaaaattctcctctccctctcccgaTGTAGGTATGACAGGGATAGGGGTGGCTCAAGttacaataattttttattttttgttaatcaaggtgtccACGCAGCTTAGAAAGTATGCCTTATTGGTTATagaatttgtagaaacgcaatcctAAAAGCGATccagaaaataatggaaaaacaagaacaaacaatgaatACAGATTTACAAAGTTCCgaaagattgcctacgtcctcggtgagatgagattatgtttcactatcaatggagaatagggttatagtgctcgtcctcacacctctcggaattgcttacagagaaaataactctcgctacaaatatataacgaaaaaccctaatatcggaaagtacaaaactgcactaaaataaaaaaattcaagcagATTATGCCCCCTACACTCCCGCTATGCAGGGGCCTTcctaccccccttgcaacccccatggcccgctTATCAGCAAGCAGGACCACCGTTCTGTCAGGGGGCCTGCATCAATACTCTTTAGATTAAACTTCggcggaatacaagacatcgtacaccaatagAATTTCAATTATTTAACAAAAGTCAATCCCAATATGCTCTTGAACTGCTACTGTATTGgatcaaaaattttctttttctactttaGGCCAATGGAATTCAGATTGAAATTTTGTAAAATAGAAGTCTCATTGCAGGGGTTGCAATGTTCTTGGTTATTGTTAAAATGTTGTTTATAATGTGTATGTTCGTGTGTAATTATTGTACAGAATCCTTATGTAATGTCGGCAGATCCATGTGGGTCAAGCACTGGATCGGCAATATCAGTAGCAACGGATTTGGTAACAGTGTCACTAGGGACAGAGACAGACGGTTCAATCATCTGCCCTTCCGCTTATAACTCAGTGGTTGGAATCAAGCCCACTCTTGGACTCACTAGCCGAGCTGGGGTTGTCCCCATTAGTCCTAGACAGGACACCGTCGGCCCAATTTGCCGCACAGTGTCTGATGCAGTATATGTACTTGATGCAATTGTAGGGTATGACCCTTATGACAATGCCACTGCAGCAGCATCAAACTTCATTCCTCCCGGTGGCTACCTCCAATTCTTGAACCCAAATGGACTTCAAGGGAAAAGAATTGGAATTTTGAGGAATCCATACTTCATATATCCCAATGGATCACTCATTGCCCAAGCTTTCCAGAACCATTTTCAAATCCTAAGGTGCGttttaacaacaacaacaaaaacaacaatacATGTATAATTAATTTATAACGCTGTGTTCTCTTTTCCACACCCAGACAACCCTTGTTTTCGTTTTTAACTAATTTCTTTCTATCAAATAATTAAACCCGAATTACATCCAAAACGGAGCAATTTTGGTGGGCAATTTGGAAATAGCAAACATCAGCGCAATACTAGATTCCAATCAAAGTGGTGAAGGTATTGCATTGGAGACGGAGTTCAAGATAGCCTTGGCTTCTTACCTATCAGGGTTGATCGTTTCTCCGATCAGAACATTGGCAGATGCGATATCTTTCAACCTCAATTACTCCACCTTTGTACGCCGTTTATGGTTTATATATCGATGATGATCATTtcggttttctttttttctttttttctttttttcttttttaattttctccgtgttttaatatatttatttatatattcaaccaaaatatatgtatatatatgcaGGAAATGATCCCACAATGGGGCCAAGATGTGTTTCTACAGGCTGAGAACACCACGGGCAGTGGCAGTCCTGCATATGAAGCAGCATTAGCAAATATGCAGAGTTTGACAGCTAATGAGGTGGTGAAGTTGATGACAGATTATAAGTTGGATGCAGTGGTAACTCCCAACGCCACCTTTACCTCTGTACTAGCCACTGGGGGCTCCCCGGGAATAAGTGTTCCGGCAGGTTATGGACCAGATGGTTCATCCTTTGGTATTTGTTTTAGTGGGTTGCAGGGTTATGAGCCAAGGTTGATTGAGATTGCTTATGCCTTTGAGCAATTAACAAAGATCAGAAAGCCTCCATCCTACCTAGGTTGAGATTACacttttatatattattaatgTATCAGTCAGTCCAATCATCCATTGTGGTTGAAGGCTTGGAGCCAATAATTGAACCATATTCACACTGCTTAATTGCTTGCGAAATTGCTACTTCCACCACTCTATTTGTTTGCTACCACGCCAAAATTTGTTGGGGAGCGCAGAATGCAACATATCTTCACTTCAGATTTCCTCTGTATTGTCACAAACAAAACACAACACTCCTAAAGACCGCGCGAGTCTACCCTAGACACAGAAGATGCAGAAAGACCATGCTGCACGGTCTGCACCAGCAGTGTAtcattctctttatttatttatttttacttcaAATGAAACTTTTATTGGACTGGAACTTGATAAAATACCAGGAGGATGAATTGTGCCGCAAGTTCCTTAAGTTTGGGAAAAAGCTCCCACATTCCAACGGATCAATAACAGAACCAGACCTCTTTGCCGTTTTTGATACCTGATCCAGTTCTAAAACAATGATCTACACCATGCAACTcgcatcaataaaaataaataaataaataagaagggagagggttctatCAAAGGTAGCGTAGCTTCTACACCAACATAGGGACCAACCGGAATGCACATCAACAGGGGGATTTCCGCCTTTCATAGGAGGTACAGCAGTCATTTTGCCCTCCTGTCTCttggtgcaagggccacatTGCCTTTTACAGTTCCTTTTTCCACACACACTCTCACTTTAGAGATCCACGAGGAATCAAGAAGATGATTTGCAAATTGGCAGCAAGGCCAGAAACATGTTCCCCACTATCACATCTTCCAGATCAAGAACATCATTTATATACTGTTGAATTTGAGGGAGGACCACCTTTGCCTTGCACTATACTGTATCTGAAATTAATCCTCCTAAACTATACACGTAATTGTAGCCAAAAGTTTAGAGCACTCCCTGCATAGCCCCCACCCTAAAAGGAATCCAGAATATATTCACAGCAGAATAACCACTAAATTTGAAGACTAAAGACTGAGACATACTAATATAATAAAGCTTGGTACAACAATGAATCCCTCTTGCTGGTTGCAAAATCATTTTTAGCTTTCAGAGGCGGCTTGGGACCATAATGAATCCCTCTCGGTGACTGCAACACCATTTTTAGCTTTGGGAGGTGGCAACTTTGGAAGTACCCAAGCTGGTGAGCTGTCAACCCACAATCCTTCACCAGTAACTTTATGTTTAAAGTCAGGAGCCTTTTTATTTCTCTGCCAATAGAAAATCATACATATTAAATATCATGTATCAAAGCTTAATACTATGCAATTAACAGACAGTCAATTTGGATACCTTGTCCAATCTATTGTCCCACCATTTATCTGGATTTTCCACCAAGTTCTTCCAGGACTCTTCAACTAAATTTAAGCAGAAAAACAACATGAGTAGAGCAGTAAAAACACTAAATCAGAAACAGACCCAACCCATTTGCTAGTCTATCGAACCAAATTGGTCACTGGGAGAATTATTTTATTACTGAAACTTCTAGCAATCTTCTTGACCTAGCCGGTGAGACACTTTGACCCAGGTCAGAGAAGTAGACGGAAAAAAGGAATCATAGAAATCTTTGTTAAAATAGTAATCTGAAATGTGTCTTTGCCAAAATAATCATTttcagagaaggaaaaaaaaaaaaaaaaaggaaaaaatataatgaaaggagaaaacacaaaaacacaAGATAAGAGACTGTTGATTTTCTCCACATTAAATCGTAAAAGATTTGTGAGATTACTTGCCCTAAGATAAGTAGGAGGAATTTAAAAggagaaaacacaaaaacattTACTGAGAAATTAGTAACACAGGAAAGGTGGGATAGACAGAGACATTAATATGATGTGGAACGAGAATGACTACTCATATTAAGAACATAGCTAAAGGAATTCTAGACAAATGAATGAATGGAAACTCGGCAGTAAGATAAGAGACTAGATATCTATAATCTAGCTATAACTTGGCAAAAAAAGAAAGTAGGGAAAGCAAGACTAAGAGATATAACGGACGAGGAAAAAAGATATCTATAATCTAGctaaaaaaagagggaaaggaCGAGTAGATATTTCAACCaaattaaatgcattaaaagctGATAATGTATAAAAAAGCGTTTTAGAATGTAGTAATAACCATCAATAACTAcaaatcttatatatatatatatatatatatatatatataNNNNNNNNNNNNNNNNNNNNGAAAACTAAGGTGTTTGAAGTAAATGaaactgttaaaaaaaaaaaacaaaaacaggtAAAGCAGCAGGTCCAAATGATATTCCAATAGaggtgtggaagagcttaggaattAATGGAATAACTTGGACAATGaagttgtttaataagattatgaccACAAGAAAAATGCCAGATGGATGGAGGAGTTATAGAACAcctttttaaaaataaagatgTTATTTAGAATTATAAAAACCATAGAGGAATGAAACTTATGAGCCATACTTCAAAATTATGGGTGAAAGTAATTGAAACCCACATGGGACAGGAAACTAATATTTTGGATTGGATAATCAATTTAGTTTTATGGCAGGAAGATCAATGACGTAAGCCATTTATTTAATCAGGAGATTAATAGAAAGATCTAAAGAATGTAACAAatatctccatatggtctttattgacttggAAAAAGTTTTATAATaagagtccctagagagttaatttggTGGATGTtacagcaaaagaaaaaaaaattgttttgcaTAAATATATAGACATAATTCCCAATAACAATTTGAATTATGTAAAGAATCAACTTTGATCCCATATTTATCTTCTCTAGTCATTGATAAGCTgactagagacattcaagatcatCCCTTGGTGTATGTTTTTTGGCTAATAATAAGCTTTGGTAGATAAAATAAAAGCATGGATAAATTTCAAGCTTTGGTACATTGGAATCAGAagattttaagataagtagcACAAAAGACAGTATATTGAGAGTAATTTTAGTAACAATAGGACTGAAAGTGGACTACTGAAAATTGATGATGGGGAGATACTGCAAAGTGATAATTTTAGGTACTTGGTTtcaatcataaacaaagaaggagaaatagaagatgatgttgCACAAAGAATTAGAGCAGGATCGATAAAGTGGAAAGGTGTATCCAAAATGGTGTGatcaatgtattttttttttaactcaatggaaaattttataggacaaatATACGACCAGCAATGATGTATGACGCTGAATTTTGaaagaaacaacatataaacaaaCTAACTATAGATGAAATaaagatgttaagatggatgaaTGGTAAAAGTAGAAAAGATAGTTAAAAAAATTGGGAATTTATAAGTACCTCTGACACATGATAAGTTTAGAATGTCATTTTAAGATGACACAGAAATGTACAACAAAGGCCTTTCAATGCTCTAATAAGGAGCAATGATATGATTCAAATTTGATGAGCGCTAAAAGCGCCAGGGGTACacctaaaatgaccctaggagaaGTGGTAAGGAAAGGCAGGCATAGCTGAAGACTAGTAATAAGTACATAGTTGTAAAGgcaccaaggcgaaccaaggcgtcggagggttgtctaagcgcttcgACCAGCCGCCCGCCTTAAGGTGAACAAGGTGACCaagtattatattttatttcactcttttctaacattatttagtatgctacatataccttattttttatttttcctcttttccctcTTATGGTTTTCCCTTTGAGAAAATTTGGAATGCCATGTACTTTCACTTTTGATTCCCTCACTattaaaacagaaaatgaaGGCTGGTCCTCTCCCCCTCTCATGTCC from Macadamia integrifolia cultivar HAES 741 chromosome 14, SCU_Mint_v3, whole genome shotgun sequence encodes the following:
- the LOC122061660 gene encoding probable amidase At4g34880, encoding MDLSDYEDEFADAIPVPPPFTAYPMPISYPAPPPPDPLRTTTLVPPSPTPVSTTPLKSIHTIISPPENTLSTFLTNLTIPDPLPSFMNEGPQPAAPHVSEMDDDLKIQNLEQIPRRPPIPPSPFTPYQNQDPKQFFTLDDIPVSKWASQIADFHAWINAELLHEGASTVTVLSKFVARLQGKLREWYLALGSYRQLQIVQLTESQFITTLYQEFLGPVSNDFSKARDEFLQMKCCSLLRPDLDRHFSRMTDRFHKIGGIDDENLKQNPYVMSADPCGSSTGSAISVATDLVTVSLGTETDGSIICPSAYNSVVGIKPTLGLTSRAGVVPISPRQDTVGPICRTVSDAVYVLDAIVGYDPYDNATAAASNFIPPGGYLQFLNPNGLQGKRIGILRNPYFIYPNGSLIAQAFQNHFQILRQNGAILVGNLEIANISAILDSNQSGEGIALETEFKIALASYLSGLIVSPIRTLADAISFNLNYSTFEMIPQWGQDVFLQAENTTGSGSPAYEAALANMQSLTANEVVKLMTDYKLDAVVTPNATFTSVLATGGSPGISVPAGYGPDGSSFGICFSGLQGYEPRLIEIAYAFEQLTKIRKPPSYLG